The Desulfonatronum lacustre DSM 10312 region TCCTCAGCCTTTGAAGACATCGCTTTTGAGCAGCAAAGAGCCATCAATCTGGCTCTTTCAAAGTCGGATGTTCCTGTAAATGTTATCTTCAAAGATGGAGGAGCGGACAAAGAAAGCGCTGTGCAGGCATTTCATGAGCTTGCGGGACTTGAGGATCGTCCCCTGGCAGTGATCAGCTGCTCCAGCTGGGCTTCTGACGCGATCCATCCCCTTGCTGCTGAGAAAGGCATATTTCACATCGCCATTGGCAGCGCAGCGTTGAATCGTACCCATTCAGGAAATACAGTCAGGTTCACTCTGGACGCGGCGGATGAGCAACAGCAGTTGGCTGAGTATCTGTCCTCCTTCGAGAAAATCGCAATACTGGCCATGGACAACGACCTGGGCAAAAGCTGGATTTCCCACATCCGGCACAGTTTTTCTGAGCAGGTTGCAGCGACGCATGTGTATGATCCTCAACAGATGGACATCCACGAAAAACTTTCGGAAATACAGTCCATTGATCCAGACATCCTGGTGCTCATCAGTGCGGGGGAGGCTGCCGGGATTGCCCGGCAGGCCCGAAAAATCGGAATAACCGCGCAATTCGTGGGCACTCGGCCCATTGAACGTGCGGAACTTCTGGCTGAGCCGGAATACACCAACGGACTTGTCTATACATACCCTTCCTACAATACGAAGCATGAATTTTCCGCCATGTACCGGGGGGAATACGGAAGCGATCCCGGATTTTTCGGGGTCGAAGCCTTTGATGCAGTGACCACTCTTTTGCAGATCCTGGACAAGGGGCTTGTGCGGCCGGCTGATCTGTTTCAGAGCTACGCAGGGCGGAAATTCGTGGGTGCGCTGGGGGAGATTTATTTCACCAGCCATGGAGACGCCAGGTATCCATATCTGTTTAAGCAGATAGTGGACGGCCGGTTTCAGGTTGCCGGATTTCAATTTCCCATGCTTCTTGAAAAGACTTCGCAACAGCTTGAAGACATATTCCAGGAAATGGATCAGGATATTGCACTGGCTGCCCGGAAGCTTTCCAAAACAGGACTTGCGGGAGAGCCTGCCGCTTCAATACTCCAGGAACTTTACGCAAAAAATCCCCATGCCTACAACTGCGTTACCGTTGATGCTGAAGGGATAATCGTCAATGTGGCCCCGGACAGGTACCTGGATGTCATTGGAGAGGACATCAGCCAGCAGGAACAGATCGTCCGGCTGCATTCCACGCGTCAGCCGGTACTCAGTCAGGCCGTAAAGATGGTTGAGGGATTTGTGGGTATTGACCTGGAGCATCCTGTATTCAATCTTGAAAATGAGTTCATTGGATCAGTCAGCATTTTGGCCAAACCGGATTTTTTCGGGAGCATTATTTCCCAGAAGGTCTCCAATTTTCCCGTGGAAATGTTTGTGATCCAGAAGGATGGGGTCATGGTCTATGA contains the following coding sequences:
- a CDS encoding ABC transporter substrate-binding protein; translated protein: MFGRFFMIGMKVMCILVALSSSVSFAQDSATEFDRPVIGVILPFSSAFEDIAFEQQRAINLALSKSDVPVNVIFKDGGADKESAVQAFHELAGLEDRPLAVISCSSWASDAIHPLAAEKGIFHIAIGSAALNRTHSGNTVRFTLDAADEQQQLAEYLSSFEKIAILAMDNDLGKSWISHIRHSFSEQVAATHVYDPQQMDIHEKLSEIQSIDPDILVLISAGEAAGIARQARKIGITAQFVGTRPIERAELLAEPEYTNGLVYTYPSYNTKHEFSAMYRGEYGSDPGFFGVEAFDAVTTLLQILDKGLVRPADLFQSYAGRKFVGALGEIYFTSHGDARYPYLFKQIVDGRFQVAGFQFPMLLEKTSQQLEDIFQEMDQDIALAARKLSKTGLAGEPAASILQELYAKNPHAYNCVTVDAEGIIVNVAPDRYLDVIGEDISQQEQIVRLHSTRQPVLSQAVKMVEGFVGIDLEHPVFNLENEFIGSVSILAKPDFFGSIISQKVSNFPVEMFVIQKDGVMVYDINEQEIGKNVFLDPLYQTYPSLLAVARRIAAEPDGRGRYRFLDKNMQEEVVKNIVWTTVGLHGTEYRLALAFEE